The following coding sequences are from one Candidatus Nitrohelix vancouverensis window:
- a CDS encoding DegT/DnrJ/EryC1/StrS family aminotransferase encodes MSVDLPFHQSWLDDDEINEVTDTLKSGWLTTGPKALRFEEAFREQVGAGYAIALNSCTAGLHIAVKVSGLKPGDEVITTPMTFPATSNVLALEGIKPVFVDIEPGTLNIDPEKIEAKITPRTRAILPVHFAGHPCDMDAIEDIAQGRQLKIIEDAAHALGSEYKGKAVGGRGHLAAFSFYANKNITTGEGGMLTLDDESQAETLRALRLHGLSRDAWKRFGKSGFSHWELNFPGYKYNMPDINAAIGIHQLKKAPRFLQLRQAHAARYDAAFANETLIETLQTKDYALNSRHLYIITLNTDKLTVTRDEFLNHMQEAGIGVAVHYMALHLQPYYKNEFNLRDEDFPVATHYSHRVLSLPLYPKMTEADVDRVIQTTLDLIQKFRK; translated from the coding sequence ATGAGCGTGGACCTGCCTTTCCATCAATCCTGGCTCGACGATGACGAAATCAACGAAGTGACGGACACTCTTAAATCGGGATGGCTGACCACAGGACCCAAAGCCCTGCGCTTTGAAGAAGCCTTTCGCGAACAGGTCGGAGCGGGTTACGCGATCGCCCTGAATTCATGCACCGCCGGACTGCATATCGCCGTCAAGGTGAGCGGCCTGAAACCCGGCGATGAAGTGATCACCACTCCGATGACATTTCCGGCCACCTCCAATGTGCTGGCGCTCGAAGGGATCAAGCCGGTGTTCGTCGATATCGAACCGGGGACGCTCAACATCGACCCTGAAAAAATCGAAGCGAAAATCACTCCACGAACGCGCGCGATTTTACCCGTTCACTTCGCCGGTCACCCTTGCGACATGGACGCCATCGAAGACATCGCGCAAGGTCGCCAACTGAAAATCATTGAAGACGCCGCGCACGCGCTGGGTAGCGAATACAAGGGGAAAGCGGTCGGAGGAAGAGGCCATCTCGCCGCATTCAGTTTTTACGCCAACAAAAACATCACCACCGGCGAAGGGGGAATGCTGACTCTGGACGATGAATCGCAGGCGGAAACCCTGCGCGCGCTTCGCCTGCACGGCCTGAGCCGGGACGCCTGGAAACGTTTTGGCAAAAGCGGTTTTTCCCATTGGGAACTGAACTTCCCCGGCTACAAATACAATATGCCCGACATCAACGCCGCCATCGGCATCCATCAATTAAAAAAGGCGCCGCGTTTTCTACAACTTCGACAAGCTCATGCGGCGCGATACGACGCCGCATTCGCAAACGAAACCCTTATCGAAACCCTGCAAACCAAAGACTATGCGCTGAACAGCCGCCACCTCTACATCATCACCCTCAACACGGACAAGCTGACCGTCACGCGCGATGAATTTTTAAATCATATGCAGGAGGCGGGCATTGGCGTCGCTGTGCATTACATGGCTCTGCATTTACAACCCTACTATAAAAATGAATTCAATCTGCGCGACGAAGACTTCCCCGTCGCCACCCACTATTCCCATCGCGTCCTCTCTCTGCCGCTGTACCCCAAAATGACGGAAGCCGATGTGGATCGGGTGATCCAGACCACGCTGGACCTGATTCAAAAGTTCAGAAAATGA
- a CDS encoding tetratricopeptide repeat protein: protein MIKVLSNKLRTLLIRFTAPLLTFFQENFLPRSRAMLERLKARLFQAKKPPARKKKNGQKKKKDGDPKKVERSLSVLKGLEAELRRQLARYPHEGDYYYQLGEVLMDMHRYGEASAMLKEAVRLNTKNKSARFVLAHSYVEIGRDEDAVVLLEEELIKKPNSMAVKKMLARAHSNLSVSFGKLRRQEDAKKHFHEAIKIVPNYGPAHLSMGICYTEMGFYKEALQKFDDALALDKNLWVDSNYYCGKVYVKQGKNRKALKHFKMAISVTCKSAFPYLHLGLLYVKMKKYKDAVEPLETAYKLSPNRVPEAPYNLGWTLVQLKRYEEALEPLRTAMELTPDDENVLKMMARALYESALQCRKDKKYADEVEKLREAVRLQPDDPKIRVALGLAFDNVREGYSAIFHTIIAKQLFIQLKDVKQAGKCVKALSQFLYKYPFKPEDFSKVKAPLIRTRK, encoded by the coding sequence ATGATCAAGGTTTTATCCAATAAACTACGAACTCTGCTGATTCGCTTCACGGCCCCTTTACTGACTTTTTTTCAGGAAAATTTTTTACCACGTTCCCGCGCAATGCTGGAACGCTTGAAGGCCCGTTTGTTTCAGGCAAAGAAACCTCCCGCAAGGAAAAAGAAAAACGGTCAAAAGAAAAAGAAAGACGGCGATCCCAAAAAAGTTGAGCGTTCTCTTTCCGTCCTCAAAGGACTGGAGGCGGAACTGCGCCGGCAACTGGCGCGTTACCCTCACGAAGGAGACTATTATTATCAGCTGGGCGAGGTGTTGATGGACATGCATCGCTATGGCGAGGCCAGCGCGATGCTAAAGGAAGCGGTTCGCCTGAACACAAAAAACAAAAGCGCCCGCTTTGTACTCGCGCATTCCTATGTGGAAATCGGCCGCGATGAGGATGCCGTCGTTCTGCTTGAAGAAGAACTGATTAAAAAACCCAATTCGATGGCAGTCAAAAAAATGCTGGCGCGCGCTCACTCCAACCTTTCCGTTTCCTTTGGAAAACTGCGCCGGCAGGAGGATGCCAAGAAACATTTCCACGAGGCGATCAAAATCGTCCCCAACTATGGCCCGGCGCATTTGTCGATGGGAATCTGCTATACAGAGATGGGTTTTTACAAGGAGGCTCTGCAAAAATTTGACGACGCCCTGGCGCTTGATAAAAATTTATGGGTCGATTCAAATTACTACTGCGGCAAAGTTTATGTGAAGCAGGGAAAAAACCGCAAGGCGCTCAAACATTTCAAGATGGCGATTTCCGTCACCTGCAAGTCGGCCTTCCCTTATCTGCACCTGGGCTTGTTATACGTCAAGATGAAAAAATACAAGGACGCCGTCGAACCGTTGGAAACTGCATACAAGCTCAGCCCCAACCGCGTGCCGGAGGCGCCTTACAATCTGGGATGGACTCTGGTTCAACTGAAACGGTATGAAGAGGCTCTGGAGCCGTTGCGCACCGCCATGGAGCTGACGCCCGACGACGAGAACGTGTTGAAAATGATGGCGCGCGCATTGTACGAGTCGGCTCTGCAATGCCGGAAAGATAAGAAGTACGCGGACGAGGTGGAAAAATTGCGCGAGGCGGTTCGCCTGCAACCGGACGACCCTAAAATACGCGTGGCGTTGGGCCTGGCTTTCGACAATGTACGGGAAGGGTACTCCGCTATCTTCCACACAATCATCGCAAAGCAGTTATTCATCCAACTTAAAGATGTTAAACAGGCGGGAAAATGCGTCAAGGCGCTCAGCCAGTTTCTCTACAAATACCCTTTCAAACCTGAAGACTTTTCCAAGGTGAAAGCGCCGCTGATTCGGACTCGAAAATAA
- the uvrC gene encoding excinuclease ABC subunit UvrC, protein MAFDIADILEKIPQRPGIYIMKGAKDEILYIGKAKSLKNRVRSYFQNSRNLHLRTRTFVAKVRDIKVLTTETETEALILESNFIKKHQPRYNVLLKDDKHYPYLRLTTQERFPRLEVVRKVKKDGSAYFGPYTMVKEVRETIRLIYRIFPLRQSRDKLDGSAMRRPCLNYQMGRCLAPCAGFAEEAEYAKVVQDVTLFLRGKNTELIDSLKEKMSLASDAMRYEEAAAWRDKIAAVQTVLDKQKIISTDLEDQDAIGYYREGGLAMVQTLVIRGGKMVGEKIFKLKIREETDPNEALSSFLKQYYSGEINFPEEILLPHPIEESAVIAEWLSARRGKSVRLETPVRGKKRHLVNMAEENAQFALRTELDKGDVATRLLEELKEALHLKFFPSVIEGFDISNISGTNAVGSMVCFVNGQADKSRYRKFKIKRVEGINDYAMLQEVIERRYQRLLKEDKPLPKLVLVDGGRGHLNAALKIIDKLGIRDRLDLACVAKGQWRHHAETDEVLLPDMKDPVLFSENSPPRFLLQRVRDESHRFAISFHRKLRTRGNLASPLDDVPGVGKKRRLMLLKKFGSLDNIRTATVEELQETPGITEQIAKRLRLI, encoded by the coding sequence ATGGCATTCGACATCGCAGACATTCTTGAAAAAATTCCTCAGCGTCCGGGAATTTATATCATGAAGGGGGCCAAAGATGAAATTCTTTATATTGGCAAGGCCAAGTCCCTCAAGAATCGCGTCCGCTCGTATTTTCAGAACTCGCGCAATCTGCATCTGAGAACGCGCACCTTCGTCGCCAAAGTTCGCGACATCAAGGTCCTGACCACCGAGACCGAAACCGAAGCGCTGATCCTTGAAAGCAATTTCATCAAGAAGCACCAGCCTCGCTACAACGTTCTGCTCAAGGACGACAAACATTATCCCTATCTGCGCCTGACCACCCAGGAACGCTTTCCCCGCCTGGAAGTCGTGCGCAAGGTGAAAAAAGACGGCAGCGCCTATTTCGGACCTTACACGATGGTTAAAGAAGTTCGCGAAACCATCCGGTTGATCTATCGTATCTTTCCGCTAAGACAGAGCCGCGACAAGCTCGACGGCAGCGCCATGCGTCGCCCCTGCCTGAATTATCAGATGGGTCGTTGTCTGGCGCCCTGCGCCGGTTTCGCCGAGGAAGCGGAATACGCCAAGGTCGTGCAGGATGTGACCCTGTTCCTGCGCGGCAAAAACACCGAACTGATCGACAGCCTGAAAGAAAAAATGAGCCTCGCTTCCGACGCCATGCGCTACGAAGAAGCCGCCGCATGGCGCGACAAGATCGCGGCGGTTCAAACGGTGCTCGACAAACAGAAAATCATTTCGACGGACCTCGAAGACCAGGACGCTATCGGTTATTACCGCGAAGGCGGTCTGGCGATGGTTCAAACACTGGTCATCCGGGGCGGGAAAATGGTCGGTGAAAAAATTTTCAAACTCAAAATTCGCGAGGAGACCGACCCAAACGAAGCGCTCTCCTCATTTTTGAAACAGTATTATTCGGGAGAGATCAACTTTCCCGAAGAGATATTGCTTCCGCACCCGATCGAAGAATCTGCGGTTATCGCAGAATGGCTGAGCGCCAGGCGCGGAAAAAGCGTGCGACTGGAAACGCCGGTGCGCGGCAAAAAGCGACATCTCGTCAACATGGCGGAAGAGAACGCGCAGTTCGCCCTGCGCACGGAACTGGACAAGGGCGACGTCGCCACCCGACTCCTGGAGGAGTTGAAAGAAGCCCTGCATTTAAAATTTTTCCCTTCCGTCATCGAGGGATTCGACATCTCCAATATTTCGGGAACCAACGCCGTCGGCTCCATGGTCTGCTTCGTCAACGGACAGGCCGACAAATCGCGCTACCGCAAATTCAAGATCAAACGCGTCGAGGGTATCAACGACTACGCCATGTTGCAGGAGGTGATCGAACGCCGCTACCAGCGTCTGCTCAAGGAGGACAAGCCGTTACCTAAGCTGGTGCTGGTCGACGGCGGACGCGGCCATCTCAACGCCGCGCTGAAAATCATCGACAAGCTGGGGATACGGGATCGACTCGACCTGGCCTGCGTCGCCAAGGGTCAATGGCGTCACCACGCCGAAACGGATGAAGTGCTTCTGCCGGACATGAAAGACCCTGTGCTGTTTTCAGAAAACTCGCCGCCTCGGTTTTTACTGCAACGGGTTCGCGACGAGTCGCACCGTTTCGCCATCAGCTTCCACCGCAAATTGAGAACGCGCGGCAATCTCGCCTCGCCTCTCGACGACGTGCCCGGCGTCGGCAAAAAACGTCGGCTGATGTTGTTGAAAAAATTTGGCAGTCTGGATAATATTCGCACCGCAACGGTGGAAGAGTTACAGGAAACGCCGGGCATTACGGAACAGATCGCAAAACGTCTTCGGCTCATCTAA
- a CDS encoding ParB N-terminal domain-containing protein: MTISLNQIQTVKLNEIDLLDKWTDFSMNPAPEALKQSIQALGIVHPVGLVAGAERYRIISGHRRLQIAEELGIDEISAFVMEVDDSAESMLAANLNENLAHRCYGDMEKGVILDRLIRAGVPESRILQEYMPLIGLERSKKLLREFLQASQLSPGFKKLLHDLNVSLRVANVICGWDPASRQAAEDLFSTLRPGVNKWRDMVELIDETAIRENVSPVEIIDWDPIQSVLEHPHFAPAQKYDQVFQSLHPRRFPLLSRLNRKVAAAVDKLELHPETRLRTSKTFESDEIKIELKFRTKRELSDQLERLNESMKSEAMNELIDAFKNLE; the protein is encoded by the coding sequence ATGACTATTTCTCTAAATCAGATTCAGACGGTAAAATTAAACGAAATCGACTTGCTCGACAAGTGGACCGACTTTTCAATGAACCCGGCGCCGGAAGCCCTGAAACAATCCATTCAGGCTCTTGGCATCGTTCACCCGGTAGGGCTGGTCGCTGGCGCGGAACGCTATCGCATCATCAGCGGTCATCGGCGCTTGCAAATTGCTGAAGAGCTGGGAATCGACGAGATCAGCGCCTTTGTGATGGAAGTCGACGACAGCGCAGAGAGTATGCTTGCGGCCAACCTGAACGAGAATCTGGCTCATCGCTGTTACGGCGATATGGAGAAAGGCGTCATTCTCGACCGGTTGATCCGGGCGGGAGTTCCCGAGTCGCGGATTCTCCAAGAGTATATGCCGCTGATAGGTCTCGAGCGAAGTAAAAAATTACTGCGCGAGTTTTTGCAGGCCAGCCAGCTGAGTCCGGGCTTTAAAAAATTACTGCACGATTTGAACGTTTCATTGCGCGTGGCGAATGTCATTTGCGGCTGGGACCCGGCGAGCCGACAGGCCGCAGAGGACTTGTTTTCGACGCTCCGACCGGGCGTGAACAAGTGGCGCGATATGGTGGAACTGATCGACGAGACGGCGATTCGGGAAAATGTATCGCCGGTGGAGATCATTGACTGGGACCCGATCCAGTCCGTTCTTGAGCATCCGCATTTTGCTCCTGCGCAAAAATACGACCAGGTCTTCCAGTCTCTGCATCCGCGCCGATTTCCTTTATTGTCCCGATTGAATCGTAAGGTCGCGGCGGCGGTGGACAAACTGGAACTGCACCCGGAAACGCGATTGCGCACCAGCAAAACTTTCGAGAGCGACGAAATAAAAATCGAACTGAAATTCCGCACCAAAAGGGAATTGAGCGATCAACTGGAGCGTTTGAATGAGTCTATGAAATCCGAGGCGATGAACGAACTGATCGATGCCTTCAAAAATCTGGAATGA
- a CDS encoding formylglycine-generating enzyme family protein produces MNLKLCIRLTGLLPILLTALAACSPPPSGMVLVPAGEFIMGTNETDALNRAMALGLDKPWFADESPQRKVNLPSFYIDKYEVTNEQYYIFCQATGHRPPPHWKRSQKYPEGTGRLPVTAVNFFDAAAYAEWAGKRLPNEAEWEKAARGYDGWIYPWGNEFSLDSANISPSATSKSGQGLKPVGSYPHASSPFGAEDMVGNAWEWVWDYYFPYPGNTYKSKDYNKKYIVVRGLSYMGIGHFSKKDYQEALRLKARASFREKLNPMSRKKDLGFRCVKDKLSLYEQWFGKEPPAVKEAQEL; encoded by the coding sequence ATGAATCTGAAGTTATGTATAAGATTGACAGGGTTGTTACCTATCCTGCTTACGGCTCTCGCCGCTTGTTCTCCGCCTCCATCGGGAATGGTCCTGGTGCCTGCGGGCGAGTTCATCATGGGAACCAACGAAACCGACGCTCTCAACCGCGCTATGGCCCTGGGACTGGATAAACCCTGGTTCGCCGATGAATCGCCGCAACGCAAGGTGAATCTCCCGTCTTTCTATATCGACAAATACGAAGTCACCAATGAGCAATATTATATTTTTTGTCAGGCGACCGGTCATCGCCCGCCGCCGCATTGGAAACGAAGCCAAAAATATCCCGAAGGAACCGGCCGTCTGCCCGTCACCGCCGTTAACTTCTTCGACGCCGCCGCGTATGCAGAGTGGGCCGGAAAGCGCCTGCCCAACGAGGCCGAATGGGAAAAGGCCGCGCGTGGATACGACGGCTGGATCTATCCCTGGGGCAACGAATTTTCTCTCGACTCCGCCAACATCAGCCCCAGCGCCACATCCAAAAGCGGACAGGGACTCAAACCCGTGGGAAGCTACCCGCATGCATCCAGCCCTTTTGGAGCGGAAGACATGGTGGGCAACGCCTGGGAATGGGTCTGGGATTATTATTTCCCTTATCCGGGCAACACCTACAAGTCAAAGGACTATAACAAAAAATATATAGTCGTTCGCGGTCTTTCTTATATGGGTATCGGCCATTTCTCGAAAAAAGATTACCAGGAAGCGCTGCGCTTGAAAGCGCGCGCATCGTTTCGGGAAAAATTAAATCCAATGTCGCGCAAAAAGGACCTCGGCTTCCGCTGTGTG